The following coding sequences lie in one Niabella agricola genomic window:
- a CDS encoding DUF5689 domain-containing protein, with protein MKYIFNLFLVLSVAALISSCTKNTYENYPGGVPYDVVSILDIRPLYKNQDVTLTKEMLYGGTRLAAVVISDHTEGNIPEGLLVVQDSRRLSTLRGISIDLGAAAAGYHPGDSVMIDIAGGTLTRKNGILTITGIPASAVTPKGKGTVGINAINIAQLLANPDNYESSLCLINKSGFNPAPQPGDVISGAKTINDGFGDLTLYTDPGVSYAGVTPYGLGAYVGIPFKTAEGSVQLRTREGDDMINMGSSAQDLIITGIQSDPKGGDGGNEYVQMIATRDINFAVTPYSIVFCNNAGASTPTTLDAGWATGDKRTIKWNITSGTVAKGTFFYFGFQNRKINGNAGTVSFPAETNWYGKTFLNVKGGPTNPGDGGLVRTSTFTESGPFANSGNACGVALFKGTTVTEASVPEDVLFIASGGNTGIYDPSKNPIQGYRICNNDWYSMFSVSIDPDSYKPVIVPYLYYRSTGNTTNMPYPINAAHPDPSKADAGLYSMMGGVYNITLGRWTTARKQTVIELFQKTEDGHEAATIADIEPGRGGPNDSLITKIVE; from the coding sequence ATGAAATATATATTCAATCTTTTTTTGGTACTCAGCGTTGCGGCTTTAATCAGCAGTTGTACTAAAAACACATACGAAAATTATCCGGGGGGTGTACCCTATGATGTGGTTTCTATTTTGGATATACGGCCCCTTTATAAGAATCAGGATGTAACACTTACCAAGGAAATGCTTTATGGCGGTACCCGGCTGGCGGCCGTGGTTATATCAGACCATACAGAAGGTAATATTCCCGAGGGACTGTTGGTGGTGCAGGATAGCCGCCGCCTTAGCACACTCAGAGGTATTTCGATAGACTTGGGTGCAGCAGCAGCAGGCTATCATCCCGGCGATTCGGTAATGATCGATATTGCTGGCGGCACGCTCACTCGCAAAAACGGCATTTTAACGATTACCGGCATACCAGCATCCGCAGTTACTCCTAAGGGAAAAGGCACGGTAGGCATTAATGCCATAAATATAGCGCAGCTGTTGGCAAATCCTGATAATTATGAGAGTTCGCTTTGTCTTATTAATAAATCCGGTTTTAATCCTGCACCTCAACCGGGCGATGTGATCAGTGGTGCTAAAACGATCAATGATGGTTTTGGAGATCTTACACTTTATACGGACCCCGGGGTAAGCTATGCAGGAGTTACTCCTTACGGACTGGGCGCATATGTGGGCATCCCCTTCAAAACGGCCGAAGGATCGGTACAGCTAAGAACACGAGAAGGCGATGATATGATCAATATGGGATCTTCTGCTCAGGATCTGATTATAACCGGGATACAAAGCGATCCTAAAGGCGGAGACGGTGGAAATGAGTACGTACAAATGATCGCGACAAGAGATATTAACTTTGCGGTTACCCCCTACAGTATTGTATTTTGTAATAATGCCGGAGCGTCTACTCCTACAACGCTGGATGCAGGGTGGGCCACAGGCGATAAGCGTACCATTAAATGGAATATTACATCCGGTACCGTAGCCAAAGGAACGTTCTTTTATTTTGGTTTCCAGAACAGGAAGATCAACGGCAATGCCGGTACCGTTTCTTTCCCGGCAGAAACCAATTGGTATGGGAAAACATTTTTGAATGTAAAGGGTGGCCCAACAAATCCGGGCGATGGAGGATTGGTGCGCACCAGCACATTTACCGAATCCGGCCCTTTTGCAAATAGCGGAAATGCATGTGGGGTGGCCTTGTTTAAAGGAACTACGGTTACAGAAGCTTCCGTGCCGGAAGATGTTTTATTTATTGCTTCGGGCGGGAACACGGGGATCTATGATCCTTCCAAAAACCCCATACAAGGTTACCGCATTTGTAATAACGACTGGTATTCCATGTTTTCCGTAAGCATTGACCCAGATAGCTATAAACCAGTAATCGTACCGTATTTATATTATCGTTCTACCGGTAATACAACCAATATGCCTTACCCGATAAATGCGGCGCATCCGGATCCATCTAAAGCAGACGCCGGACTGTACAGTATGATGGGGGGCGTATACAATATCACCTTAGGCCGGTGGACCACCGCCCGGAAACAGACGGTAATAGAGCTGTTTCAAAAAACGGAAGACGGGCATGAAGCGGCTACCATTGCCGATATAGAACCTGGTCGCGGCGGCCCCAATGATTCACTTATTACAAAAATTGTGGAGTAG